The DNA segment GGACGTCGAGGGCGGCAACGGTTTTCCCATCGTCGTTATCGCGCATGTAAAAGGCTTTGATCTCTTTGGGGTAGTCGGTGAGGATGAGGGGTCCTTTGCAATGCTCTTCGGAGAGGTAGCGCTCGTGCTCCGATTGGAGGTCGGCGCCCCACTTGATGGGGTATTCGAAGGAGCGACCTGACTTTTCGAGGATGGCGATCGCTTCGGTGTAGGTCATCCGGACAAAGGGGGAGTTTTGGACGTGGGTGAGGCGGCTCAATAGCCCTTTTTCAATAAATTGGTTGAAGAAGGCGAGATCTTCGGCGCAGTTTTCGAGGACATCGGTGATGAGCGCTTTGAGGTAGTCTTCGGCGAGATCGGCGATCATCGGAAGGTCGGCGAAAGCGAGCTCTGGCTCGATCATCCAGAACTCGGCGAGATGGCGGGAGGTGTGGGAGTTTTCGGCGCGGAAGGTGGGGCCAAAGGTGTAGACATCGGAGAGGGCTGAGGCGTAGGCCTCGGCGTTGAGCTGGCCGGAGACGGTGAGGAAGGTGGGTTTGGAGAAGAAGTCTTTGGAGGTGTCGAGGGTTCCCTCTTCTGTTTTGGGAGGGTTATCGAGGTTAAGAGTAGTCACTTGGAACATTTCACCTGCTCCTTCGCAGTCATTCCCGGTGATGATGGAGGACTGGAGATAGAAGAAGCCCCGCTCTTGAAAGAAGCGGTGGGTGGCGTAGGCAAGGCGGCTCCGGACGCGGGCGACGGCTCCTTGGGTGTTGGTGCGGGGGCGGAGATGGGCAATGGTGCGGAGGAAGTCAAAGGAATGCCGCTTTTTTTGGAGGGGATAATCGCTGGGGCTGGTGCCGAGGAGGCGGAGCTCTTTGGCTTGCATCTCATACTTTTGCTTGCCCCCGGGACTTTTGACGATTTCTCCTTGGACGGCGATCGCTGCGCCTGTGGAAAGTCTTTCGATCATCGAAGGTTCGGCAATGATCTGAAAATTCGCAAAGGAGGAGCCATCGGTCAGCTCGATAAAGGCAAAACTTTTTTGGTCGCGGACGGTGCGAACCCAACCACAGACGAGGAGGGTCTGCCCGATGATCGACTCATCGGCGTTTAAGATCGATTTAACTTTTTTTCGGGACTTTAGCGTAGCTTCTAAGGAGGGCGATTTCATCTTTCCACATCTTATCGCCATTGGGGGTTTCTAAATATTTGGGGAGATGACGGAGTTTGGGGTGGGTCATCATCACCTCAAAACATTTGATGCCGAT comes from the Candidatus Neptunochlamydia vexilliferae genome and includes:
- the asnS gene encoding asparagine--tRNA ligase, with the translated sequence MKSPSLEATLKSRKKVKSILNADESIIGQTLLVCGWVRTVRDQKSFAFIELTDGSSFANFQIIAEPSMIERLSTGAAIAVQGEIVKSPGGKQKYEMQAKELRLLGTSPSDYPLQKKRHSFDFLRTIAHLRPRTNTQGAVARVRSRLAYATHRFFQERGFFYLQSSIITGNDCEGAGEMFQVTTLNLDNPPKTEEGTLDTSKDFFSKPTFLTVSGQLNAEAYASALSDVYTFGPTFRAENSHTSRHLAEFWMIEPELAFADLPMIADLAEDYLKALITDVLENCAEDLAFFNQFIEKGLLSRLTHVQNSPFVRMTYTEAIAILEKSGRSFEYPIKWGADLQSEHERYLSEEHCKGPLILTDYPKEIKAFYMRDNDDGKTVAALDVLVPRVGEIIGGSQREERHDRLKEKIVSHDLPLEEYQWYLDLRKYGSVPHGGFGLGFERLVQFITGIENIRDAIAFPRVPGNCSF